The Euphorbia lathyris chromosome 2, ddEupLath1.1, whole genome shotgun sequence genome includes a window with the following:
- the LOC136216890 gene encoding uncharacterized protein → MKNFGEIFKNSKWKRIIEAPTEAEYEAVVVAMKNTTGNWPGVIQYVETTWLVHKEKFCRAWTNKVLHLGNTTTCRVESSHAQLKQWLNSSTGALDTVWAKVHKDIEAQIEAIKYSLEDSRRRSAVNHCGEPFTYLDLHVSHYCLAVLNDELKRMHALSMDVVTECGCVLPMTHGIPCACELKTYIDTNESVRVDRIHPFWRSLAFEGLSDIPVTAPVYADGSEYHRFFQSLVEKVEKLDPSMVRSISMYIHDQINPEQSGFKEPEVKDTVRGRPKGNSSTKRNPSSWEYNQSPRGRARSSGSRSSRGRSSSSSVHNS, encoded by the exons atgaagaattttggtgaaatttttaaaaattccaaatggaaacgtataattgaagccccgacaGAAGCTGAATATGAGGCGGTAGTGGTAGCTATGAAGAATACTACTGGCAACTGGCCTGGTGTGATTCAGTACGTGGAGACCAcgtggctagtgcataaagagaagttttgtcgagcatggacgaacaaggtgttgcacttaggaaacaccacaacctgtcgagtggagagttcacatgcacagttgaaacagtggttgaattcatctactggtgcacttgatacagtgtgggcgaaggtgcacaaggacattgaggctcagatcgaggcgatcaa atactcactcgaggactcgagaagaagatctgcgGTGAATCACTGTGGAGAACCTTTCACGTatctcgacttacacgtttcacattactgcttggctgtactaaatgatgagctcaagcgtatgcacgcattgagtatggatgtggtaactgaatgcggatgcgtgttgcccatgactcatggcattccgtgtgcatgtgagctgaaaacatatattgacacaaatgaatcggtccgtgttgaccgcatccatcctttttggagatctcttgcgtttgaagggttgagtgacataccagttactgctccagtatatgctgacgggtctgagtatcaccgattttttcaatctcttgtggaaaaggttgaaaaattagatccttcaatggtgcgtagcatatcgatgtacattcatgatcagataaacccggaacaaagtggctttaaagaacctgaggtcaaagacactgttaggggtagaccaaagggaaaTTCATCAACAAAACGAAATCCGAGTTCATGGGAGTACAATCAGTCACCACGAGGTCGAGCACGGTCCTCgggttcgaggagtagtcgaggacgttcttcatcctcatctgtgcataacagCTAG